A segment of the Candidatus Microthrix subdominans genome:
GCTCGTCGATCACCGGTGGATCCGGCTGGTCGGTCGCGATCGTCGCCAGGTGGTGGGCGGCCCGGTGGTGCTGAGGTCGCTTGGCCTCGCGACGGACGTGGTCGATGCCCCGGTTGCGCGCCGTCGTGGTGATCCATGCGCCCGGGTTGGGCGGGATGCCGCTGTCCGGCCATCGCTGCGCAGCGATGGCGAAAGCCTCGCCCACGGCGTCCTCGGCGAGGTCGATGTCGCCGAGCACCCGCACCATCGTGGCCGTGCACCGGCCCACCTCCGCCCGGTAGATCGCGTCGAACGCGCCGCTGTCGAACGGCTTCGACCGCAGCGGCCGAGTATCGCGAGGTCGACCGTTGGGCGGTTGGGCATCGGACGGGCGGAGGTGGGTCACGACTGGAGCGGTGGGCGCTGTCGGTCTATTCGCCCTGCAGCGGGCGAACCTCGACGGGGTTCATGCACGCCTCGGAGCCCTTGCGTGCCCACTCGAGGGCGGCGTCCAGGTCGGCGACATCGATGATCCAGAATCCACCGATCTGCTCCTTGGCCTCGGCGAGGGGACCATCGGTGACCGACATGCCCGCCTCGGTCGCCCTCACCACGCTGGCGGACGAGGCCGGCTGCAGCCCGCCGGCGAACACCCACGATCCGCTGGCCTGCAGCGACTCGTTGAACCGGTCGACCTGGGCGAAGGCCCTCTGCATCGTCTCGTCGTCCGGGTAGACCTCGTCGTCCTCAGCGTGCCACACCGAAAGCAGGTACTGCGCCATGTTGTCGTCTCCATCGTTTTGGTGTCCGGCACTCTGCCAGACACCAGTACAACGAACGAACCGGCAGCGATCGACAGGATCGACGAGATTTCTTTGAGGAGCAGGTGGATTCGAGGGTTGGTTGTCCCTGTGTCGCCTCATACTGGGGTACATGGGTTCGATGGTGTTGGCACACGATGCGGTTGCTGCGATCGACGGGATCAATGTCGGTCTCGATCGGTTGTTTGCGGCCGGGGTGGTGCCGATCGACGGCAAGGACGCCATCGTGTGGTTGCGTGAGCTCGAGGTGTTGCGCCGTCGGGTCGACGCTGCGGCCACCGGCCTGGTGGGTGCGATCGACCGTGACGGCCTGTACGTCGACGATGGGCACGCCTCGGCCACGGTGATGGCCAAACACCACGCCAAGCTGTCCGGTGGCGAGGCGGCAGCCCGTGAGAAGACTGCGCGGGCATGTCGTGACCTGCCGAAGTTGGCCGATGCTTGGGCCCATGGTGAGATCGGCACCGACCAGATGCACCTGCTGGGGCGGGTCCACGCCAACGAGCGTGTTGCGCCGGCCATGGAGGCCCGCCAGGATGAGTTCCTGGCTGACGCCGAAACGATGTCGGCGAAGCAGTTCGAGTCGAAAACCCGCCAGTGGGAGCGGTTGATCGACGAGGACGGCCCCGAACCGGCCAACGAACGCAACCACACAAACCGTGACGCCAAACTGGTCCCCAACCCGTGGGACGGCTCGTGGGACCTCACCGGGTTTTACGCGTCGCTGCAGGGCGCCGAGATGCGCGAGATCCTCGACCACTACGTCGATGCCGAGTTTCAAACCGACTGGAACCAGGCCAAGGCCATTTTCGGCGACGCCGTCACCAACGCCGACCTGGAGCGGACCGCACCCCAACGGCGCGCCGACGCGCTCCACCGGCTGTTCCAAGACGCAGCCGGCTCACCGGCCGGGGCCGTCCCTCCGGGGTTCGTCCACAACATTCACTGGTCGGCCGCGGCCTATCAAGAGATGCTCAGGGCGCTCGACGCCGACCGGGCCCCGAGGTTCGATCCGGACACGTTCATGTGTCGCACCGGTGACGGTCACGGCGTTGACCCGACCGAAGCGGCCACCAACAGCCTCGACGGTCTCGCCGCCCAGATCCGCCGCGTGATCGTCGATGCCGCCGGTGTGGTCATCGACCTCGGCCGGGCCCGACGGTTCACCGGTTCGGCCCGCACAGCCGCCACCGCCGGGCACACCTGTTGTGTGTGGCCGGGCTGCACCGTCCCGGCCAGCGCCTGTGAGGTCGACCACCTCACCGAATACGGCCGTGGTGGCCCGACCAGTCCTTCCAACGCAGCCCCGCTGTGCGGCAAACACAACCGCTGGAAACAGAAGGGCTTCCAAATCCACCGAGACCCCACCGGCAACTGGCACACGATCCGGCCCGACGGATCACAGCTGGAATGACCGGGCTTCTCGGCGGCGCTGGCGACTAGATCGTGTCGTTGTACAGAGGCGGGCCGCCACCGTTGAGGTCGATGACCTTCAGACGATTGTTGCGCTTGACGTAGATCGACTTGTACACCTTCCGCCCGTCGGCGTCGGCGTACAGGATCACCCGCGTGTTCGGGTTATCGGTCTCGATCTCCGGGGTCAGGGAGTCGAGGTTGCCGATCGTGCTTTGGAGCACGGCGTACTCCTCGAAGCCGGCCAGTTCCGAGGCGGCGGGGGCGTCGGTCGGCGGGCCGGGGGTGGCCGTGGTCGGGCTGCTGGGCACGGTGGTACTCGGCTCGCTCGTCTCGGGTGGCTCCGAAGTCGGGGCTGCGACGGTGGTCGTCGTGGCCTCGGCGGTCGTCGCGCTCACGGAGTCGCCCGTGCTGTCGGCCTCGTCGGAGCCGCCGCACGCGGCCAATCCGATCGACGCAACCAACGTGATCGAGAGTAAGTAGGGACGCAGTGGCTTCACGGATGGCTCCTCAGGGGAAAGGTGTGGGGAGGGCCGAAAGAGCCAGAGGGTCGAGGAGCGGTACCCACGCCTCGCCGGGACAAACGAAACCCCAGGTCTCCCGGAAGTCCGGTGTGACCTGGGGTCTCGGTTTTGTACGCCCCCCGGGACTCGAACCCGGAACCTACGGATTAAGAGTCCGACGCTCTAACCAATTGAGCTAGAGGCGCAAGACCGACCACTGTACAGCCCGAGCGCCACGCGCCACCAACGAAACTGTCGTGGCGAATGGCTCGTCGTCCACCGGCAGGCCGGGCGCGAAACGACCGCCCGACCCACAGGGCCGGGCGGTCGTCGGTGGGGTGAGCGAGGGGACTCGAACCCCCGGCCTCCAGGATCACAACCTGGCGCTCTAACCAGCTGAGCTACGCCCACCAAGTGCACCCAATGCTAGGCCCTGGGCCCGTCGGTGTGGAAGTTGGTTGCGCCAGTAGCGGGTCAGCCGGTGAACCTGGCGGCCAACGGGTCGGCCACATTGGCCGTCGACGGTCGACCGTTGTCTGGGGCTGGGTCGCTGTCTGTGGACGGGGCTGGCTCGATCTCCGGCGCTGGCGGTGCGCACGATTGCGGGGCCTCCTCGGGCGTGAGGCACAGGGTGTGAGTCGAGCCGTCCTTGGGGACATCGACCGAGATGAGGTCCAGTCCGGGCGCCAGCCGCTCGACGGCGGGCTCCACCGTCGTCTCGTCGACATCCAGACGCCAGCCGTCGGGGTAGCGCTTGGCCGCCGGCACAACGATCTCGGTGGGGCCCGTCGCATCGTTGTCGGCGAAGGTGACCCGAAGGGTGCGCGTCGCCGGGTCGAAGTGGTGATCGTCGGGTGCGCCGGCGATCGCCCGGGCAAAGGGCTGGACGATCTGGTCGATCTGCTCGCGATCTTGACCCTCGGGCCCGAAGGTGCAGTATCCCTCACCAAAACAGCCGTTGAACTGGGCCCACCCGGAAGTGGTCGCCTCCATCGTCTCAAGCACCTCGGCGATGTAGCGGTCGATGCCGGGGTAGGGGGTGGGGACAC
Coding sequences within it:
- a CDS encoding DUF222 domain-containing protein, coding for MGSMVLAHDAVAAIDGINVGLDRLFAAGVVPIDGKDAIVWLRELEVLRRRVDAAATGLVGAIDRDGLYVDDGHASATVMAKHHAKLSGGEAAAREKTARACRDLPKLADAWAHGEIGTDQMHLLGRVHANERVAPAMEARQDEFLADAETMSAKQFESKTRQWERLIDEDGPEPANERNHTNRDAKLVPNPWDGSWDLTGFYASLQGAEMREILDHYVDAEFQTDWNQAKAIFGDAVTNADLERTAPQRRADALHRLFQDAAGSPAGAVPPGFVHNIHWSAAAYQEMLRALDADRAPRFDPDTFMCRTGDGHGVDPTEAATNSLDGLAAQIRRVIVDAAGVVIDLGRARRFTGSARTAATAGHTCCVWPGCTVPASACEVDHLTEYGRGGPTSPSNAAPLCGKHNRWKQKGFQIHRDPTGNWHTIRPDGSQLE